A window from Anaerolineales bacterium encodes these proteins:
- a CDS encoding ECF transporter S component — protein MDRIRRDFTTVTLVLIPVAIAINIVVGQLVVALKLPVYLDSIGTILVAVLAGPLAGLVTGILANVIWTLTGLAPFAAAFAIVAGIIGLMAGLFAQWGWFKRLGLWLLGGLITGIVAALVSAPIS, from the coding sequence ATGGACCGCATCCGACGCGACTTCACGACTGTCACCCTGGTCCTGATCCCGGTCGCGATCGCAATTAACATCGTGGTCGGTCAGCTGGTGGTGGCCCTCAAGCTGCCGGTCTACCTGGACTCCATCGGCACGATCCTGGTGGCCGTGCTGGCCGGCCCGCTAGCTGGGTTGGTCACCGGCATTCTAGCGAACGTGATCTGGACCCTGACCGGCCTGGCGCCCTTCGCAGCCGCCTTTGCGATCGTAGCCGGAATTATCGGCCTGATGGCCGGCCTGTTCGCCCAATGGGGCTGGTTCAAGCGCCTGGGTCTGTGGCTGCTCGGGGGCCTGATCACCGGGATCGTGGCGGCGCTGGTCTCGGCGCCGATCTC